One window of the Marmota flaviventris isolate mMarFla1 chromosome 2, mMarFla1.hap1, whole genome shotgun sequence genome contains the following:
- the Stx16 gene encoding syntaxin-16 isoform X4, producing MALVSGISLDPEAAIGVTKRSPPKWVDGVDEIQYDVGRIKQKMKELASLHDKHLNRPTLDDSSEEEHAIEITTQEITQLFHRCQRAVQALPSRARRACSEQEERLLRNVVASLAQALQELSTSFRHAQSGYLKRMKNREERSQHFFDTSVPLMDDGDDNTLYDRGFTDDQLVLVEQNTLMVEERERDIRQIVQSISDLNEIFRDLGAMIVEQGTVLDRIDYNVEQSCIKTEDGLKQLHKAEQYQKKNRKMLVILILFVVTIVLIVVLVGVKSR from the exons ATGGCACTGGTGTCAGGCATTAGCTTAGACCCAGAAGCAGCAATTGGTGTGACAAAGAGGTCACCTCCGAAATGGGTGGATGGAGTGGATGAA ATACAATACGATGTTGGCCGGATTAAACAGAAGATGAAGGAATTAGCCAGCCTTCACGATAAGCATTTAAACAGACCCACCCTGGATGACAGCAGTGAGGAGGAACACGCCATTGAAATAACCACCCAAGAGATCACACAG CTCTTCCACAGGTGCCAGCGTGCTGTGCAGGCCCTGCCCAGCCGGGCCCGCAGGGCCTGCTCGGAGCAGGAGGAGCGGCTGCTACGCAATGTGGTTGCCTCCCTGGCACAGGCCCTGCAGGAACTGTCCACCAGCTTCCGGCATGCACAGTCGGGCTACCTCAAAC GCATGAAGAATCGAGAGGAAAGATCCCAGCATTTTTTTGATACATCAGTACCACTAATGGATGATGGAGACGATAATACTCTGTATGATCGG GGCTTCACAGACGACCAGCTGGTGCTGGTGGAGCAGAACACGCTGATGGTGGAGGAGCGGGAGCGAGATATACGTCAGATCGTGCAGTCCATCTCTGACCTCAATGAGATCTTTAGGGACTTAGGAGCCATGATTGTAGAACAG GGTACGGTCCTTGATAGAATTGACTATAATGTTGAACAGTCCTGTATCAAAACCGAAGATGGCTTGAAACAGCTTCACAAG GCAGAGCAGTACCAAAAGAAGAACCGGAAGATGTTGGTGATCCTGATACTCTTTGTCGTCACCATCGTCCTCATTGTCGTCCTCGTGGGTGTGAAGTCTCGCTAG
- the Stx16 gene encoding syntaxin-16 isoform X3, which yields MHEKIGKQFQILSVKSKFIIQLADDRMALVSGISLDPEAAIGVTKRSPPKWVDGVDEIQYDVGRIKQKMKELASLHDKHLNRPTLDDSSEEEHAIEITTQEITQLFHRCQRAVQALPSRARRACSEQEERLLRNVVASLAQALQELSTSFRHAQSGYLKRMKNREERSQHFFDTSVPLMDDGDDNTLYDRGFTDDQLVLVEQNTLMVEERERDIRQIVQSISDLNEIFRDLGAMIVEQGTVLDRIDYNVEQSCIKTEDGLKQLHKAEQYQKKNRKMLVILILFVVTIVLIVVLVGVKSR from the exons ATGCATGAAAAGATAGGAAAACAGTTCCAAATCCTAAGTGTCAAAAGCAAGTTTATAATACAG CTTGCTGATGACCGTATGGCACTGGTGTCAGGCATTAGCTTAGACCCAGAAGCAGCAATTGGTGTGACAAAGAGGTCACCTCCGAAATGGGTGGATGGAGTGGATGAA ATACAATACGATGTTGGCCGGATTAAACAGAAGATGAAGGAATTAGCCAGCCTTCACGATAAGCATTTAAACAGACCCACCCTGGATGACAGCAGTGAGGAGGAACACGCCATTGAAATAACCACCCAAGAGATCACACAG CTCTTCCACAGGTGCCAGCGTGCTGTGCAGGCCCTGCCCAGCCGGGCCCGCAGGGCCTGCTCGGAGCAGGAGGAGCGGCTGCTACGCAATGTGGTTGCCTCCCTGGCACAGGCCCTGCAGGAACTGTCCACCAGCTTCCGGCATGCACAGTCGGGCTACCTCAAAC GCATGAAGAATCGAGAGGAAAGATCCCAGCATTTTTTTGATACATCAGTACCACTAATGGATGATGGAGACGATAATACTCTGTATGATCGG GGCTTCACAGACGACCAGCTGGTGCTGGTGGAGCAGAACACGCTGATGGTGGAGGAGCGGGAGCGAGATATACGTCAGATCGTGCAGTCCATCTCTGACCTCAATGAGATCTTTAGGGACTTAGGAGCCATGATTGTAGAACAG GGTACGGTCCTTGATAGAATTGACTATAATGTTGAACAGTCCTGTATCAAAACCGAAGATGGCTTGAAACAGCTTCACAAG GCAGAGCAGTACCAAAAGAAGAACCGGAAGATGTTGGTGATCCTGATACTCTTTGTCGTCACCATCGTCCTCATTGTCGTCCTCGTGGGTGTGAAGTCTCGCTAG
- the Stx16 gene encoding syntaxin-16 isoform X2, with protein sequence MATRRLTDAFLLLRNNSIQNRQLLAEQLADDRMALVSGISLDPEAAIGVTKRSPPKWVDGVDEIQYDVGRIKQKMKELASLHDKHLNRPTLDDSSEEEHAIEITTQEITQLFHRCQRAVQALPSRARRACSEQEERLLRNVVASLAQALQELSTSFRHAQSGYLKRMKNREERSQHFFDTSVPLMDDGDDNTLYDRGFTDDQLVLVEQNTLMVEERERDIRQIVQSISDLNEIFRDLGAMIVEQGTVLDRIDYNVEQSCIKTEDGLKQLHKAEQYQKKNRKMLVILILFVVTIVLIVVLVGVKSR encoded by the exons CTTGCTGATGACCGTATGGCACTGGTGTCAGGCATTAGCTTAGACCCAGAAGCAGCAATTGGTGTGACAAAGAGGTCACCTCCGAAATGGGTGGATGGAGTGGATGAA ATACAATACGATGTTGGCCGGATTAAACAGAAGATGAAGGAATTAGCCAGCCTTCACGATAAGCATTTAAACAGACCCACCCTGGATGACAGCAGTGAGGAGGAACACGCCATTGAAATAACCACCCAAGAGATCACACAG CTCTTCCACAGGTGCCAGCGTGCTGTGCAGGCCCTGCCCAGCCGGGCCCGCAGGGCCTGCTCGGAGCAGGAGGAGCGGCTGCTACGCAATGTGGTTGCCTCCCTGGCACAGGCCCTGCAGGAACTGTCCACCAGCTTCCGGCATGCACAGTCGGGCTACCTCAAAC GCATGAAGAATCGAGAGGAAAGATCCCAGCATTTTTTTGATACATCAGTACCACTAATGGATGATGGAGACGATAATACTCTGTATGATCGG GGCTTCACAGACGACCAGCTGGTGCTGGTGGAGCAGAACACGCTGATGGTGGAGGAGCGGGAGCGAGATATACGTCAGATCGTGCAGTCCATCTCTGACCTCAATGAGATCTTTAGGGACTTAGGAGCCATGATTGTAGAACAG GGTACGGTCCTTGATAGAATTGACTATAATGTTGAACAGTCCTGTATCAAAACCGAAGATGGCTTGAAACAGCTTCACAAG GCAGAGCAGTACCAAAAGAAGAACCGGAAGATGTTGGTGATCCTGATACTCTTTGTCGTCACCATCGTCCTCATTGTCGTCCTCGTGGGTGTGAAGTCTCGCTAG
- the Stx16 gene encoding syntaxin-16 isoform X5, whose amino-acid sequence MATRRLTDAFLLLRNNSIQNRQLLAEQIQYDVGRIKQKMKELASLHDKHLNRPTLDDSSEEEHAIEITTQEITQLFHRCQRAVQALPSRARRACSEQEERLLRNVVASLAQALQELSTSFRHAQSGYLKRMKNREERSQHFFDTSVPLMDDGDDNTLYDRGFTDDQLVLVEQNTLMVEERERDIRQIVQSISDLNEIFRDLGAMIVEQGTVLDRIDYNVEQSCIKTEDGLKQLHKAEQYQKKNRKMLVILILFVVTIVLIVVLVGVKSR is encoded by the exons ATACAATACGATGTTGGCCGGATTAAACAGAAGATGAAGGAATTAGCCAGCCTTCACGATAAGCATTTAAACAGACCCACCCTGGATGACAGCAGTGAGGAGGAACACGCCATTGAAATAACCACCCAAGAGATCACACAG CTCTTCCACAGGTGCCAGCGTGCTGTGCAGGCCCTGCCCAGCCGGGCCCGCAGGGCCTGCTCGGAGCAGGAGGAGCGGCTGCTACGCAATGTGGTTGCCTCCCTGGCACAGGCCCTGCAGGAACTGTCCACCAGCTTCCGGCATGCACAGTCGGGCTACCTCAAAC GCATGAAGAATCGAGAGGAAAGATCCCAGCATTTTTTTGATACATCAGTACCACTAATGGATGATGGAGACGATAATACTCTGTATGATCGG GGCTTCACAGACGACCAGCTGGTGCTGGTGGAGCAGAACACGCTGATGGTGGAGGAGCGGGAGCGAGATATACGTCAGATCGTGCAGTCCATCTCTGACCTCAATGAGATCTTTAGGGACTTAGGAGCCATGATTGTAGAACAG GGTACGGTCCTTGATAGAATTGACTATAATGTTGAACAGTCCTGTATCAAAACCGAAGATGGCTTGAAACAGCTTCACAAG GCAGAGCAGTACCAAAAGAAGAACCGGAAGATGTTGGTGATCCTGATACTCTTTGTCGTCACCATCGTCCTCATTGTCGTCCTCGTGGGTGTGAAGTCTCGCTAG